Genomic segment of Canis lupus dingo isolate Sandy chromosome 9, ASM325472v2, whole genome shotgun sequence:
ACTCCTCGCgggcgcaggggtggggggaggcggaggCGAAGCGGGTCTGGTCCTCCGGCCGCTCCGCGGAGACTCCCTCCCTCCGGGCCCCAAGGTGGCCCTCGACGCCGGTCCGGCGGCCGTGCGGGGCCCGGGCGGCCGCGCAGTGCGCCCTCGGCGGCCGGCGGATTCCAagagggggcaggcggggggcgcGCACGGCGACCCGGGCCCAGGGCGGAGGGTGGGCTTTCTCTGGGCGGGGAAACCAGACACTTATAGGCGGCTGAGGCCGACTTTATTTTTACTGCCCAAACTGTTGGAAAGTATTTAAGCTTAAACAGAAACAGCTGTATCGCTGGCACCGGCCAACGAAACTATTTGTTACCGGGAATGACTTTTTATGATTAAGGACGCGTCCGTCGGCGGCCTCTCGCGGGCGGCCCGCGCGGGTCGGCGGGGCGATCTGGCCGTCGCCAGCTCGCTGTTCGTTAAGACAGAACGGCCGGAGATGGGGCCGCTCAGCCCGGCGCCCACCTCCTCAAGTCTGGGAGCGAGGCCAAAACTGGGAACCCCGCGCgcccagggcgggggcgggggcggaggcgggggcgggggcgggggcgcgagGGAAGGCGGGCGGGCCGCGCCCCTGCCGCGCGCCCCCCGGTGCGCCCCGTCCCGCGCGCCCCGcagcgccccgcgcccgccgcgcacCTGGCCCTGGACGCGAGGCCAGCTTTCCGCTccgggctccctgcctctccgACTCAGACTCCTTGGCTCGCCTTTGCTCGCTCGCTCTCCCTctttctcgttctctctctcgctcgctctcccctttcccccctcttctctccctccatccctcgcCAAGGGAAATCGCTTCCCGTCCAGTGTACCAGCGATGTTTTAACTAAATCCCGGGTTCCGAGGACCGGGTGCGGTGACTGGcagcgcgggcggggcggggaaAGGGTCGGGGAGAGCCGGGGCCGGAGGGCGCTGcggtccccgccgccgccccagccccggggccccgcgAGCCGAGCGacggcgcccccggcccccggccctcggccctctcccctctcccgGGCCCGCTACGGTCGCCCGCGGGCCGCGGTCTCCGCTGCAGCACCGGGCCGCGCGGTGCCCCCGCCACTCCCGCCCGGGGCTCCCTGGCCGCGCGTCTGCTGCGCCCGTCGGGAAGAGCCGCGGACAGGAAGTGCAGGGCGCAGGCCCCGCGGGTCAGGTCGCGCCCCCCCGCCGCCGGTCCCGCCGCCCGCCGAGCCCCGGGCCCTCCCCCGGCACGCCCAGGCCCCGGGCAGGGGGCGGctgggctgcggcggcggcgcgcggggccggggcgtggGGGCGCCGAGCAGCTCGGGCCGGCGGCGGGGGCAGGTGGCGGCGGGGGCAGGTGGCGGCCGgcggcgggcaggggcaggggcaggggcaggggcaggggccggggccgggggccggagGAGGGCGCGCGGCGGCCCCCGCGGGGtcccggggcgcggggaggctcgggcgggcgcggcgggtggcccgggtctgccttcggctcgcgAGCTGGGAGCGAGCGCTCGAGGGCCCGAGGGTGGCCGGAGGCCGGGCCGCGCGACccgagacagagacacaggcacattGATTTGTTAGCGGGatggggcgggcggcggcgggggaggcCGTCGTCATGGAGACCGAGGCCGGGTgtgcggcggggggcgggggcgggggcgggggcgggcccggggcgcgcggccggCTCTCGGGGTCCCGGCAGGGCCCGCGGCGCCCCGGCACCTGTGCATTGTGCATTgtgcggcgcgggcggcggctgcgggggaggggagggcgcgcGTCCcggcggtgggggtggggcggccgGGGTctgccgagggggcggggcccggctgACACCCCCGCGGGGGTCCCAGCGAGGGCCCTGGGGGCCGCCGAGCACCGGAGGGACGACTcggtggcgggggagggggcccccGGCGAGGACAGAGGGCGGACGGCCCCCTCGCCAGCCCGGCAGACTGACAGCGGCCGGGCCCGCCCTCCCCGCGACGTCACTTCCGGCGgcggcccccacccccctcgCGCCGGTCTCTGGAGTAGCCTCGGACTCCGCCCCCTGGCGATTGGAACGCGGGTCACGTAGCAACgcgggggagaaagggagaggggcgTGGCCCGGAGCTCGGCCAATCAGCGCGCAGGGGCGCAGGCCCCAGCCGCTCCGCTTTAGCAACGTCGTTAGCAACACGTGGGGCCGGAGGAAgcgcggggcgggaggggagggggagcgggcgcgcgggaggggggcggggagggagcggGCGcgcgggagggggaggagaacTGACGTCAGCGGGAGAGTATTATGGTCTGTCGTGCGCTGGCTGCTGCTTTTCTGCTCCTGGAAGCGGCCAAGGGGGAAGCGGCGAGTCAACATGGAGCTTTCGGCGGTGGGGGAGCGGGTGTTCGCGGCCGAAGCCCTCCTGAAGCGGCGCATACGGAAAGTAGGTGCCCCCGGGCCTCGGGCCGAGGCTGGCCGAGCCCTCCCCTCCCGGCCTGGGTTCCCTCCCCCGGCTGCAGCCCAGCTTCCCTTCCCCCAGGTCCCAGCAGCGGCCGCGgccgtggcggcggcggcggcggctctgAGCCCAAGCGCTTTCCTTAGACTTGCAGCGATGCACAGATTGcatgggtggggggcggggtggggggatgaaCGCCGGTGCATGCACTTTGTGCAGCGTTTCGTGCAGGGGGTGATGCAGCGAGCGCGTGCCTTTCGCGGTGGGATTTCGCGCATTCATTTGGTGCATGcattttttgcatgtatttctTGTGTCCTCGTCATGCATTTCCCcccttgcacacacacattttcccctTTGCATCCGCAGGGACGCATGGAATACCTCGTGAAATGGAAGGGCTGGTCGCAGAAGTAAGTAGGTTATATGCAATCCTCAACCCCAGACTGTTGTTCGGgaggtttctttcttcctcattttttccctttacgTTGAAATACAACACAATGCAACAAGAAAagttagagacacacacacacacccccgccgCTCTTTCCCTGCTCCCGGGACTGACGCCCACTTCTTCCTGATTTCCTCTAGGTACAGCACATGGGAACCCGAGGAAAACATCCTGGATGCTCGCCTGCTCGCAGCCTTTGAGGAAAGGTACAGGCCCTCTCAAGCCTCAGACCCTCGCTCAGGGACACAGGTCCAGTCTGGACTGCAGTCCCACTAGATTCTTTACTCAcacactccctttctctctctttccttcttctaggGAGCGGGAGATGGAGCTCTACGGCCCCAAAAAGCGAGGACCCAAACCCAAAACCTTCCTCCTCAAGGTAAGATGGCCGTGTCCAGCCACCGGTGGGCAGCACTGTTGTAGTGTGAGGTTTTGGGGAAGGGGGCCCTGAGGGCTTGTGGACCTTTGGGGTGTCTGCTCTTGTTGCCTATTTATGATGGAGGAAGGAGTCCCCAGACAGGGGACTGTCACCAGGTCAGTGGCAGCCCCAAGGGGTGTCTGGGGGAAAGGGGCTTAGCCACACTAGAACTGCCATCCCAAATAGATGCGTAATCAAATACAAGCAAGAAGCGCGCTTGCAGCAAATGGCTTCTTTCAGACAAATTCTCTACCACACCCCCCTGGACGCTGTGCctaagccccacccccacccatatAGCAATTTCTGGGCATCAGAGGGTAAAGCAGGGAGGCTCCAGTGGAAGAgggggtcctggggagggagtgggctggggaccctgctctgcttttgacatgccttctcTCCTGCAGGCCCAGGCCAAGGCAAAGGCCAAAACATACGAGTTCAGAAGTGACTCTGCCCGGGGCATCCGGATCCCCTACCCTGGACGCTCCCCCCAGGACTTGGCCTCTACTTCCAGAGCCCGTGATGGCCTGCGGAACATGGGTCTGTCCCCGCCcggaagcagcagcagcaccagcagcacctgcCGAGTGGAGCCCCCTCGGGACCGGGACCGAGAGCGGGAGAGGGAGCGCGAGCGGGAGCGAGAGAGGCAGCGCGAGCGAGAGCGGGGTGCCAGCCGCACGGATGACAAGCCCAGCTCGCCGGGGGACAGCTCCAAGAAGCGAGGCCCCAAACCCCGGAAGGAGCTCCTGGACCCCTCGCAGAGGCCCTTGGGAGAAGCCAGCGATGGCCTCGGAGATTACCTCAAGGGCAGGAAGGTGGACGAAGCCCCTCCTGGGGCAGGGAAGTTCCCCGCTGGCCACAGCGTGATCCAGCTAGCCCGGAGGCAGGACTCGGACCTGGCCCAGTGCGGTgtggccagccccagccccgcggaGGCCACAGGCAAGCTGGCTGTGGACACCTTTCCAGCCAGGGTCATAAAGCACAGGGCCACTttcctggaggccagaggccagggggCCCTAGACCCAGGTGGCCCCCGTGTCCGGCATGGCTCAGGCACCCCTGGCTCTGTGGGGGGCTTGTATCGGGACATGGGGGCCCAGGGGGGAAGGCCCTCCCTCATCGCCAGGATCCCAGTGGCCAGGATCCTGGGGGACCCAGAGGAAGAGTCCTGGAGTCCCTCTCTGACCAACCTGGAGAAAGTGGTGGTCACTGACGTGACCTCAAACTTTTTGACCGTCACCATTAAGGAAAGTAACACGGACCAAggcttttttaaagagaaaagatgaattGCTGGGTGGGTGATCCCAGGacaagagagcaggagagagagtgggagcgCAAACTTGGCatcatgctttttatttctgggtGGGAGGCGGCCTTCTGGCTGGTCCTGTCCCCAAACTTCACACGCCCAGCCCGTtccattcctcctccctcccctcagtTTTGGTTGGAAAGAGTATCTCTAGagttatattttctattagatgtaaatatgttatttaagaaaaaatatctaaatatatatatttcaactcttgaagttgttttatttaaacaaggagagagagagagagagactcagtgTGGTTTAGTTGGGGCAGACGGGCTGGGTCGCCGCCCCTCAGCCACCCGGGCACTAAGGAGGCTGGGGACCGGGGTACTGGACCTCTGATGGTGTCTGGAGGGACCCACCTcacccctccttccttttcccacAGCCCCTTGGCAGACCCCTGGAACCAAGGCAGGACCCggattttttctctcttcccattgGCCCAGCAGGCCAACAAAAGATTGGCTCCCCaatcagaaaaaaagggggtggggtcagtgtgttttgccttttttttttttttttttttttaagagtaagaaGTCTGGGGGGGGAAAAAGTATTAACTTGAATAACTTTTGTGTGTGATATTGAAGGTAAAAAGTtgcaggtgggtggggagcaTCAGATTCTCACCCAGGACCACATCAGGAAATGCACTTTACGGGAGATTGTGTGTGTCACACACGCCCATCAGATCGTGTGTATGTCATGTGGATAAAAATCTCCCAGTTCCCTCGATTCCTTTCCTTACtccactgaaagaaaagaaatgcagcgAATCTGTTTACATTCCCGAAATGCCAGGATAAATTGGGAGGATTGCATGTCAGTGCCCAGAGTTCGAGACAGTTGTTGTTTTACAGGAGAAGTGTTTGGGGGTGGACTTGTTCCCTTTCGCGTCCTCTAGCCTCGCCAGGAGAAGAGACGGtggcccccacctcccaggaaGAGTTGGCCCGGCCTGCCTCCCCCGGGGAGGGCGGGCCGCGGGCCAGACGGGCCCACCCTGCGCGACCCACGGAGGGaggcgcggcggggggcgggcgcggctGGGAGCGGGGGTCGGCGCCCAGGCCTGGCCGGGAGTGCGGCggcgcccggggcccggggctcggggctcggggctcgggcaCGACTCGCACCCCCGGCGGCTCCGgcggggcaggggaaggaggggcgAGGCGAGCTTTCCATCCAAGAATGCGCATCAGAActtttgctccccccccccaacttcttAAAAGCAAAAGCTATAATTTATAGGCCTTTTCGATTCGCGGAGTGTTCTCTATTTGAACTCGACATTCAAACTCCGCCAAAGGGGGCGGGAGGAGCGGGAGTTGAAAAgaggcggccgcggcgggggaggccgggcggcgggggcccggggcgcccccgTGCGCCCCAGGGACGCAGGGCGCGCGCCCCTCTTTGGACTCGAAAGCACAAATCTGTCCCCCCAGCCACCCACACACCTCCTTGTCTTCGAGGGCTGGTCCTGCGGCCTCCGCGGCCTCCCCCGCCCTGGAAGGGCTGGGAGGGTCCGACTGCCCACCGCCTGGGGAGGGAGCGCGTGGGGCCCCCCCGCGCGCGCGGGAGGAAGCACAGACTCGGGGCGAGcgaggcggggccgggccgggacTGGGGGGTACAGGGTGGGGCCTCCAGCCCTGTGCTCCTCCGGACTccccctctccccgcctcccTCTCACCTCCAGACTTTCTTGCCTTTAAAGAGAGGGGGTACAATAAGTGGAAGACGGTGTActacatgattttatttgtttttgaatatcAAATTGCGCCTATATAAAGAAGCCCCCCGGAATGGGGATTTTTATCTGCTCACATTTGTAAAACTGGTATTTTAGACTTTGTATAAAGAAGCGCCGTTTACCAAGTGTATCTACTACATGTGGACGCTATTTTCAGATGAAGCTTCAATGGAGGGACACGTCTGTGACCCAGTGGACGGCGAACTCGGGGACGCGCGTCTACCTGGCTGTCGccttcctttctgtctccctccctccgtGGGCTCCCGTCTCCCTCCCTCGGGCCtgattcttctccttccttctgactTCCCTCCCGTGGGCCAGCCTGGCTCTACCCCCGCCGCCCCTCTGTCCACCGTCTGTCCGTGGCCGTGCGTCTGTGTCTTCTCCGCTTGCTCTTGCGACGctgacctgggggggggggcaggggccagggctgcGTGGCTGAGAGTCTGCAACCACGCGGGATGTGCGCCTGTGGGGTTTATTTAATTCTAAGATTTGTACAAATCTCGAATTGATCCCCGCCTCAGCCCAAGAGTGAAGCTTCAGTACCTATCTTCCGCGGTCGTGAATGTCTGTATCCAATACTGCTTTCTACgtgtttaaatatatactttgtaaATAGAGACGTGTCTCGGTTTtgttccttccctgcccccctcaccccaccccccactcccatccccatccccatcagaGCAGAGGGATGACCACCCCAGGAGAGAGCACCCCTTCCTCCTGTCTCACTACCCACCCCATCCACCACCCCCCTCGCCCCCGTGGGCCCGGAGGATTCCAGCTGCAGAGGCCTTTCCCCAACTGGGGGAACTtcccagctggggggggggggagagggggctccAGAGGGACTGGGCTCTGACTCCACTCAGTCCCCAGGGGGGAGGCCGAGGCTCTTCTGACCTACCGGCCACTTTCCTCTGGGTCCCGGGCAGACCTCGGGGACACCGGGAGGATGGGAGCAACCTTTAGGGTCCCTTTTCTCCTGGCGTTGCTCCCCCTGCGAACCCCACCCCTAGGCCCGACGGCACTGGTCCCCGAGGCCCTGACGCCCCCGGCCGGGCGCCCCTGCGGTTCCGGCCTGCTTCCCGGGGCTGTCCTGGGACCCGCCCCCCAGACCCACCCAGCCTCGCCAGCGCTCCCCGAAATGCAGCGCCTCGCGCCTATTGATTGAGGAATTGAATTCGCGGGTATTGCTAGGCAACTGGCTGCTCGGAGCCGGCGCAGAGCACGCTGATGTGATTAGTGAACCTGGCGCTGCCggcgcagccccgcgccccccgccccccgccagcctCTCCGTCCCCGCTCCTCTTGGGGTGGTGAAGCCCCAACGCCGGGCGAGGCgcggtcgggggggggggggcggagcagggctcagggtggggatgggggctcTCGGCCCTTCCCGGCCGTCGGCTGTGCGGGGCGCGGGCGTGGGGCGGCACGGGGGCGGTCCTCGGAAGCCCAGGGCGCCCACGGCGTCtgtcccatcccatcccatcccatcccatcccatcccatcccatcccatcccatcccatcccatcccatcccatcccatcccatcccatccccataACCCCGCGCAGCCCTCGCCGCAGAGAAGCCCCGACCTGGGCGCACGGCCTGGCACGAAGGGAGGGCGTGGGGACGCTTCGCCCGCGCATCTCCTGTCTTCCGCCAGCCGGTTGCGGACCCGCCCTTGGCGGTGCTCCCCGCGCCTCTTTCCCCAGTTTCGGAGAGCTGAGTGGGAGGACCAGGGGGAGGGAGCCAGCGGCGCGGGCCCAGGGCAGCGGGTCACGGGGCGCTGGGTGCCCTTTGGACTCGAAGGGCCTGTGCAGTCGGGGCGGGGAGGGAGTAGGGTGGCCCGGCCAGGGGCGCCACCGGCAGCCAGCCCCTGAGCCGAGGCCCCGCTGCCCGGTCGGGGACTCCCTCCAACCACCTCTCCTGGGTATTGGGCACTGGCGTGCACTGGTGTTTAGGAGGATGCGAGGGCGCCGACCCGGTCCCCCTTTCCCGGCTGGCTGGCCACCGTCCACCTCGGCAATGGCCGGGAGCTCCTGGCGTGGCTTCCGTTCCCGGGCAGGTTGGCCAAGAGCTGCCAGGTGCGGAGGCCCGGCCCGCGGTGTCGCCCCACCCTGGGTCGTCCCCCCTGCGGCCCTACAGCACCGCCGCGGGCAGCACTGGAACCTGGATGGCTCCCCGGAGCGCGGCAGATCGAATCCATCTTCCTGTCCCTTTGATGCTTACAGCGCGCCGGACCCAGGCGAGGCCTGTGCCTGCACCGCAGACCCGCCTCCGGGAGGCCGGCACCCAGCGCCTTGGGGGTCACGCTCTGACGTCCTCCAGGCCCAGAGGGGGCCTTGGATCCAGCTGGTCTGAGATGGGGGCTGCTCAGTGCTGGGCGGCGCTCCCCAGCGTCCAGCCTTGGGGGCCTGCACCCGGGAGAGGAGGCTGTGGCTTGGGGTTCGGGCCGGGGCTTTCTTCCCGAATGGAGGccgctgggggcacctgggcgccGGAGGGGAAGGGGTCGCGCAGCTCGGTTCCCGGGGCAGCTCCAAGCCGGCGGCGGGGAACGCGCCCCCGCGCGTCCCAAGAGCCGGAGGCTCCGAGTCTGCGGGTCGCGCGCGCCCTCTAGAGGCCACGGCCTCACCCCTCCCCGCGCCCACCCACTCCGGGCCTTAAGATTCGCCTTAGGCTCGCGGCCGGTGCCTCTCTGGGGCTCGCGGGGGCGCCGGGAGGGCCGCAGCTCCCTCGCCAAGGGCACGCTGCAGCGGGCCACGGTGGCCCCCCTCTGCGCCCTCCCcgcggggaggaggggctggtcAGCGCCGGGATCCTCAGAGCCTGCTGGCCCATCCCGCCGGGCGCCCTGCGGCTGGGCCCAGTCCAGGAAGGCCGCAGGCCGGGTCGGGCCCTTGGCAGCCCAGCCCATTCCTCTGGGAAGGCGGTGGATTAGGCCATCAGACCCTCTGCGCAGAAACGAACAAAGGCCGGCGTGGGTCAGGGCCCCCGCACCCGCCTGGCTGGGGCTCCCATGAGAGCCCAACCCCGGCTGCCCGCAACTACTCCTTCCCCGCCACCCTCACCCCCTTTCGCAGCTCTCCAAAGCCAGAGGACCGATGCCCACCTTCTCCAAAACAAAATCGCTCCAGCCTCCGCAGGGGCGACAAAGAAAGCAGGGCTTTGGCCTTGCCCCGCAAGGGTTGCGCTTCAAATTCTCAGGCCTTCTCTGCAGAGTGGGTTCTATTTCTATTCCTCCCCCTGCAGGAAAACATTTCAGGCCTTCGCCCCAAACTAGCCTTTCAACTTCGAGGTCCAACTTCTGTCTTCACTTCAAAGGGAACTTGGTTCTCCCTGGAGGCTCAAATCTAT
This window contains:
- the CBX8 gene encoding chromobox protein homolog 8; protein product: MELSAVGERVFAAEALLKRRIRKGRMEYLVKWKGWSQKYSTWEPEENILDARLLAAFEEREREMELYGPKKRGPKPKTFLLKAQAKAKAKTYEFRSDSARGIRIPYPGRSPQDLASTSRARDGLRNMGLSPPGSSSSTSSTCRVEPPRDRDRERERERERERERQRERERGASRTDDKPSSPGDSSKKRGPKPRKELLDPSQRPLGEASDGLGDYLKGRKVDEAPPGAGKFPAGHSVIQLARRQDSDLAQCGVASPSPAEATGKLAVDTFPARVIKHRATFLEARGQGALDPGGPRVRHGSGTPGSVGGLYRDMGAQGGRPSLIARIPVARILGDPEEESWSPSLTNLEKVVVTDVTSNFLTVTIKESNTDQGFFKEKR